From a region of the Mycobacterium sp. SMC-8 genome:
- a CDS encoding tyrosine-protein phosphatase, with the protein MPFSGGELSGAWNFRDVSEQTGIAPGRFFRASELSKLDDTGREALAGFGVTDVADLRTSRELERHGPGLVPAGVEIHHLPFVETMAADGESPHEHAFQRMMTDKPDDEPVAEAAARYMTEEYGRIAAAPLARRAVHRVVTLLGSDRAVLAHCFAGKDRTGFTIAVVLEAAGVDRDAIMADYLRSNVAVPQLRESILESVRARAAEAPEIMQLAEARLTDAVLGVREQYLDTARRTIDAEFGSLARYLEAAGLTDDDVRRLRTALHG; encoded by the coding sequence GTGCCCTTCTCCGGCGGTGAGCTCTCGGGCGCCTGGAACTTCCGGGACGTCTCGGAGCAGACCGGTATCGCACCGGGGCGCTTCTTCCGCGCCAGTGAGCTCTCCAAGCTCGACGACACCGGCCGTGAAGCGCTCGCGGGCTTCGGTGTCACCGACGTCGCGGATCTGCGGACGTCGCGGGAGCTGGAGCGGCACGGCCCGGGCCTGGTGCCCGCGGGCGTGGAGATCCATCACCTGCCGTTCGTCGAGACCATGGCCGCCGACGGGGAGTCCCCGCACGAGCACGCGTTCCAGCGGATGATGACCGACAAGCCTGACGACGAGCCCGTCGCCGAGGCCGCGGCCCGGTACATGACCGAGGAGTACGGGCGGATCGCGGCGGCGCCGCTGGCGCGCCGCGCGGTGCACCGCGTGGTGACGCTGCTCGGCTCCGACCGCGCCGTGCTCGCGCACTGCTTCGCCGGCAAGGACCGCACCGGTTTCACCATCGCGGTGGTGCTGGAGGCCGCCGGTGTCGACCGCGACGCGATCATGGCCGACTACCTGCGCAGCAATGTCGCGGTGCCGCAGTTGCGGGAGAGCATCCTCGAATCGGTGCGGGCGCGGGCGGCCGAGGCCCCCGAGATCATGCAGTTGGCCGAGGCCCGCCTGACCGACGCGGTGCTCGGCGTGCGCGAGCAGTACCTCGACACCGCCCGGCGCACGATCGATGCCGAATTCGGCTCGCTGGCACGCTATCTGGAAGCCGCCGGATTGACCGACGACGACGTCCGCCGGCTCCGCACTGCCCTGCACGGCTGA
- a CDS encoding acyl-CoA dehydrogenase family protein yields MSAKAQDYHDRLTGFMTELVFPAEESYHRYRAEAGPDDHTVPPVVEDLKKEAKQRGLWNLFLPSESGLSNLEYAPLAELTGWSMEIAPEATNCAAPDTGNMETLHLFATEEQRKQWLEPLLAGEIRSAFAMTEPAVASSDARNIETTMLRDGDDYVINGRKWWITGAADPRCKILIVMGRTNPDGPSHRQQSMILVPADTPGVDIQRSLPVFGWQDQHGHCEIVFDNVRVPASNLLDEEGSGFAIAQARLGPGRIHHCMRAIGAAERALALMVDRVQKRVAFGKPLAEQGVVREAIAKSRNEIEQTRLLCHKAAWTIDQHGNKSKDAQLLVAQIKAVAPQMACDVIDRAIQVHGGAGVCDDFPLARLYSWHRAMRLFDGPDEVHMRTIARAELGKEKSPLARAVTQ; encoded by the coding sequence ATGTCAGCCAAGGCGCAGGATTACCACGACCGGTTGACCGGCTTCATGACCGAACTCGTGTTCCCGGCCGAGGAGTCCTACCACCGCTACCGCGCCGAGGCCGGCCCCGACGACCACACCGTCCCGCCGGTGGTCGAGGACCTCAAGAAGGAAGCCAAGCAGCGCGGGCTGTGGAACCTGTTCCTGCCCTCGGAGTCCGGGCTGTCGAACCTGGAGTACGCGCCGCTGGCCGAGTTGACCGGCTGGAGCATGGAAATCGCGCCCGAGGCCACCAACTGCGCCGCCCCCGACACCGGGAACATGGAGACCCTGCACCTGTTCGCCACCGAGGAGCAGCGCAAGCAGTGGCTCGAGCCGTTGCTGGCCGGTGAGATCCGCAGCGCGTTCGCGATGACCGAACCGGCGGTGGCCTCCAGCGACGCGCGCAACATCGAGACGACCATGCTCCGCGACGGCGACGACTACGTCATCAACGGCCGCAAGTGGTGGATCACCGGCGCCGCGGATCCGCGCTGCAAGATCCTGATCGTGATGGGCCGCACCAACCCCGACGGGCCCAGCCACCGTCAGCAGTCGATGATCCTGGTCCCGGCCGACACCCCGGGGGTGGACATCCAGCGCTCGCTACCGGTGTTCGGCTGGCAGGACCAGCACGGGCACTGCGAGATCGTGTTCGACAACGTGCGGGTGCCGGCGTCGAACCTGCTCGACGAGGAAGGCTCCGGGTTCGCGATCGCGCAGGCCCGTCTCGGGCCGGGCCGTATCCACCACTGCATGCGCGCCATCGGCGCAGCCGAGCGGGCACTCGCGCTGATGGTCGACCGCGTGCAGAAGCGGGTCGCGTTCGGCAAGCCGCTGGCCGAACAGGGTGTGGTGCGTGAGGCGATCGCGAAGTCGCGCAACGAGATCGAGCAGACCCGGCTGCTGTGCCACAAAGCGGCCTGGACCATCGACCAGCACGGCAACAAGAGCAAGGACGCCCAGCTGCTGGTCGCGCAGATCAAGGCCGTCGCACCGCAGATGGCCTGCGACGTGATCGACCGCGCCATCCAGGTGCACGGCGGCGCCGGGGTGTGCGACGACTTCCCGCTGGCCCGGCTGTACAGCTGGCACCGCGCAATGCGGCTGTTCGACGGGCCCGACGAGGTGCACATGCGCACGATCGCGCGCGCCGAGCTCGGCAAGGAGAAGTCCCCTCTGGCGCGGGCGGTGACGCAGTAG
- a CDS encoding phosphodiesterase, with the protein MALSDLTTLPLKAGAALRDKRVFHPTGVLCGGTVTRLAPAGEGLPLVSGDVIGRVSKGAGTPGALPDFAGLAWRMLADADGPWDVLTVSSAARVALRPVASWPAAPYSTLMPLGYRGGVFWLRAQLRTPPDGDGLSLSAISDRVRTGTIEFDVEQAHGTGPFANLARLTFDRELRAGDPGCDQPFDPTVRSGTEISLLPRWLTSLRRAAYRNSRQGRGAE; encoded by the coding sequence ATGGCTCTCTCAGACCTGACCACACTGCCGCTCAAAGCGGGGGCGGCGCTGCGTGACAAGCGCGTGTTCCATCCCACCGGGGTGCTCTGCGGCGGCACCGTGACCCGTCTGGCGCCCGCCGGCGAAGGCCTGCCGCTGGTCTCCGGTGACGTGATCGGGCGCGTCTCCAAGGGTGCCGGGACGCCCGGGGCGCTGCCGGACTTCGCGGGCCTGGCCTGGCGGATGCTCGCCGATGCGGACGGCCCGTGGGACGTGCTCACGGTGTCGTCGGCGGCCCGGGTCGCGCTGCGGCCCGTCGCGTCGTGGCCTGCGGCGCCGTACTCGACGCTGATGCCGCTCGGCTACCGCGGCGGCGTGTTCTGGTTGCGCGCTCAGCTGCGCACGCCGCCCGACGGCGACGGCCTGTCTCTGTCCGCGATCAGCGACCGTGTCCGCACCGGCACCATCGAGTTCGACGTCGAACAGGCGCATGGCACAGGACCTTTCGCCAATCTGGCGAGGCTGACGTTCGACCGCGAGCTGCGGGCCGGCGATCCGGGATGCGATCAGCCCTTCGATCCGACGGTCCGCAGCGGCACCGAGATCAGCCTGCTGCCGCGCTGGCTCACCTCGCTGCGCCGCGCCGCGTACCGCAACAGCCGACAGGGGCGCGGGGCCGAATGA
- a CDS encoding FAD-dependent oxidoreductase — MSSLWTEDRIESPSSPDEVARVRAADVVVVGAGITGLTTAVLLARAGKKVVVVEARRVGACATGNTTGKVSVLQGSKLARIGSKHGADVLNAYVTGNAEGRDWLVRYHDDHGLAYQRQDDHAYAQAESGIGTARDILAACREAGVDAQWVDEADVPFPFRGGVRVREQAQIDPIPYLGSLVTELERHGGTLLQGVRVTSVAGTGPVRVRLRLSEIEQDSRDQQFVVAAGHCVLATGIPILDRGMFFARVEPERSYCLAFDVPGDITTAMYIAVDSPTRSVRYAPRPSGDKLIVGGAGHTVGRADSPKKAVEELAHWAALHYPGAVQTHYWSAQDYHPDDEIPFVGPILPGHDSVLVATGFDKWGMTNGVAAALALSARILGGRMDWAQAFASWRAHELRGISTAVQLNLKVGLHLANGWVHPLGGHDMRPAEGEGVVTGPPWRRRAISVVDGVQRTVLPVCPHLGGIVRWNDSDCAWECPLHGSRFAPDGALLEGPATRGLTAG, encoded by the coding sequence ATGTCCTCGCTGTGGACCGAAGACCGGATCGAAAGCCCTTCCAGCCCGGATGAAGTGGCGCGGGTGCGCGCCGCCGACGTAGTGGTCGTCGGCGCCGGGATCACCGGCCTGACCACCGCCGTGCTGCTCGCGAGGGCCGGCAAGAAGGTGGTGGTGGTCGAGGCGCGCCGCGTCGGGGCGTGCGCGACGGGCAACACCACCGGCAAGGTCAGCGTGCTGCAGGGCAGCAAACTGGCCAGGATCGGGTCCAAGCACGGCGCCGATGTGCTGAACGCCTACGTCACCGGCAACGCCGAGGGCCGGGACTGGCTGGTCCGCTACCACGACGACCACGGGCTGGCCTACCAGCGCCAGGACGATCACGCCTACGCGCAGGCCGAATCTGGGATCGGTACCGCCCGTGACATTCTCGCCGCGTGCCGGGAGGCCGGTGTCGACGCGCAGTGGGTCGACGAGGCCGACGTGCCGTTTCCGTTCCGCGGCGGGGTGCGGGTTCGCGAGCAGGCGCAGATCGACCCGATTCCTTACCTGGGCAGCTTGGTCACCGAACTGGAGAGACACGGCGGCACCCTGCTGCAGGGCGTGCGTGTCACCTCCGTCGCCGGTACCGGTCCGGTGCGAGTTCGATTGCGGCTCAGCGAGATCGAACAGGACTCGCGCGATCAGCAGTTCGTCGTCGCCGCCGGGCACTGTGTGCTCGCGACCGGAATACCGATTCTGGACCGCGGCATGTTCTTCGCGCGCGTCGAGCCGGAGCGCTCCTACTGCCTGGCGTTCGACGTGCCGGGTGACATCACCACGGCGATGTACATCGCGGTGGACAGTCCGACCCGCTCGGTGCGGTACGCGCCGCGGCCGTCCGGCGACAAGCTGATCGTCGGCGGCGCCGGACACACGGTGGGTCGCGCCGACAGCCCGAAGAAGGCGGTCGAGGAGCTGGCGCACTGGGCCGCGCTGCATTACCCCGGTGCGGTGCAGACGCACTACTGGTCGGCGCAGGACTATCACCCCGACGACGAGATCCCCTTCGTCGGGCCGATCCTGCCCGGACACGACAGTGTGCTGGTGGCAACGGGTTTCGACAAATGGGGGATGACCAACGGGGTCGCGGCGGCACTCGCGCTGTCGGCGCGGATCCTCGGCGGCCGGATGGACTGGGCACAGGCATTCGCGAGCTGGCGGGCCCACGAGCTGCGCGGCATCTCGACGGCGGTGCAACTGAACCTCAAGGTCGGATTGCACCTGGCCAACGGCTGGGTCCACCCGCTGGGCGGCCATGACATGAGGCCGGCCGAAGGCGAGGGGGTGGTCACCGGGCCGCCGTGGCGCCGACGGGCGATCAGCGTGGTCGACGGCGTGCAGCGCACGGTCTTGCCCGTCTGCCCGCACCTGGGCGGCATCGTGCGATGGAACGACTCGGACTGCGCCTGGGAGTGCCCGCTGCACGGATCGCGGTTCGCCCCCGACGGCGCGCTGCTGGAGGGTCCGGCCACCCGCGGCCTGACCGCCGGCTAG
- a CDS encoding helix-turn-helix transcriptional regulator, which produces MQTATSHQALHFEGHTLEATEDFLVRAYTKMSITAGEGERAAARIDRRWLGPVNYDELRLDFHMSYDAAPLGKICLCRVHEGCIEEDFIGEPQDVFAPGDVTLLSPPELPYSGRVCEATYDLTMFDTTLLDRVAAPERGRAAAPLRLLDHRPVSAQAEQQLNAAIEFVRTVVHSDGPEPTRLVASTTASMLAATVLAAFPTNAATEPTSADRNEAKPPLVRRAASYIESNADSDIALADIAESIHVTPRALQYMFRRHLDMTPMEYVRRVRMDHAHRELVKADPGDTTVQIVAARWGFAHTGRFASMYREAYGRNPSDTLRA; this is translated from the coding sequence ATGCAGACAGCGACTTCACACCAGGCTCTTCACTTCGAAGGTCACACGCTCGAGGCCACCGAAGACTTTCTGGTACGTGCGTACACGAAGATGTCCATCACTGCCGGAGAGGGTGAGCGGGCCGCGGCCCGCATCGACCGGCGCTGGCTCGGACCGGTCAACTACGACGAGCTTCGGCTCGACTTCCACATGTCCTACGACGCCGCCCCGCTGGGCAAGATCTGCCTGTGCCGGGTGCACGAAGGCTGTATCGAGGAAGACTTCATCGGGGAACCGCAGGACGTCTTCGCGCCGGGTGACGTCACGCTGCTCTCCCCGCCTGAGCTCCCGTATTCGGGCCGGGTCTGCGAAGCGACCTACGACCTGACGATGTTCGACACCACGCTGCTGGACCGGGTCGCCGCGCCGGAGCGCGGCCGGGCCGCCGCCCCCCTGCGCCTCCTCGACCACCGCCCGGTCTCGGCGCAGGCGGAGCAACAGCTCAACGCCGCCATCGAGTTCGTGCGCACCGTAGTGCATTCCGACGGTCCGGAACCGACGCGCCTCGTGGCGTCGACCACCGCGTCCATGCTCGCGGCCACAGTGCTCGCGGCGTTCCCGACTAACGCCGCCACCGAGCCCACGTCAGCTGACCGCAACGAAGCCAAACCGCCGCTGGTGCGGCGGGCGGCGTCGTACATCGAGAGCAACGCCGACAGCGACATCGCGCTGGCCGACATCGCCGAGAGCATCCACGTGACGCCGCGGGCGTTGCAGTACATGTTTCGCCGGCACCTGGACATGACCCCGATGGAGTATGTGCGGAGGGTGCGCATGGATCACGCGCACCGCGAGCTCGTCAAAGCCGACCCGGGTGACACCACGGTCCAGATCGTCGCGGCGCGTTGGGGATTCGCGCACACCGGGCGCTTCGCATCGATGTACCGGGAAGCCTACGGGCGCAACCCGTCCGACACGCTGCGCGCGTGA
- a CDS encoding response regulator transcription factor, with protein MTGQRVRVVVGDDHPMFRDGVVRALQSSGSIDVVAEADDGTTALAAIREHRPEVALLDYRMPGMDGAEVAAAVVRDRLVTRVLLLSAHDESAIVYRALQDGAAGFLPKESTRSELVNAVLDCAEGRDVVAPALTAGLAGEIRRRAEPDGPVLSPREREVLALIAAGSSIPAMAKELFLAPSTVKTHVQRLYEKLGVSDRAAAVAEAMRRKLLD; from the coding sequence ATGACCGGGCAGAGGGTGCGCGTGGTGGTCGGTGACGACCACCCGATGTTCCGCGACGGGGTGGTGCGGGCGCTGCAGTCGAGCGGGTCGATCGACGTGGTCGCCGAGGCCGACGACGGGACCACCGCGCTGGCCGCGATCCGCGAGCACCGGCCCGAGGTCGCGCTGCTGGACTACCGGATGCCCGGCATGGACGGCGCCGAGGTGGCCGCGGCCGTGGTGCGTGACCGGCTGGTCACGCGTGTGCTGCTGCTCTCGGCGCACGACGAGTCGGCCATCGTCTACCGGGCTCTGCAGGACGGGGCCGCCGGGTTCCTGCCCAAGGAGTCCACGCGCAGCGAACTGGTCAATGCGGTGCTGGACTGCGCCGAGGGCCGCGACGTCGTCGCTCCCGCGCTCACGGCCGGGCTCGCCGGGGAGATCCGCCGGCGCGCGGAGCCCGACGGGCCGGTGCTGAGCCCGCGGGAACGTGAGGTGCTGGCGCTGATCGCCGCGGGCAGCAGCATCCCGGCCATGGCCAAGGAGCTCTTCCTGGCCCCGTCGACGGTCAAGACGCATGTGCAGCGTCTCTACGAGAAGCTCGGCGTCAGCGATCGGGCGGCGGCTGTCGCCGAGGCCATGCGGCGCAAGCTGCTGGACTGA
- a CDS encoding sensor histidine kinase → MTGLWSSWRDYLTSEPVRVSAVLRLPLIALIGVLVWIWEVDHWLPQLYAVILGGYAAVAVAWLVAVSRGPVPRWADWASTAVDLLVIIALCLVSGGATAALLPVFFLLPISVAFQDRPALSAVIGAITALGYLTVWIFYSKRDDTVGLPNMVYTHFGFMVWMAVATTALSFVLARRAVRLKALQQMRVQLVSEAMESDERHSREVAEHLHDGPLQTLLAARLELDEARERHPDPALDTVYEALQQTATGLRSTVTELHPQVLAQLGLTAGVRELLRQFQSRHDIEVLAVLEEVGTPQSQALMYRAARELLTNVGKHAGATTVRVGLCRRGDRVVLTVADDGRGFDPDTVGKSLAQGHIGLGSLLARFDAMGGAMRVTSNPGTGTEVTATSPPER, encoded by the coding sequence ATGACCGGCCTGTGGAGCTCCTGGCGGGACTACCTGACCAGCGAGCCGGTGCGTGTGTCGGCGGTGCTGCGGCTGCCGCTGATCGCGCTGATCGGGGTGCTGGTGTGGATCTGGGAGGTGGACCACTGGCTCCCGCAGCTGTACGCGGTGATCCTCGGCGGCTACGCGGCCGTCGCGGTCGCCTGGCTGGTCGCCGTGTCGCGGGGACCGGTGCCCCGCTGGGCCGATTGGGCGTCCACCGCGGTGGATCTGCTCGTCATCATCGCGCTGTGCCTGGTCTCGGGCGGCGCGACGGCCGCGCTGCTGCCGGTGTTCTTTCTGCTGCCCATCTCGGTCGCGTTCCAGGACCGGCCGGCCCTGAGCGCGGTCATCGGCGCGATCACCGCGCTCGGCTATCTGACGGTGTGGATCTTCTACTCCAAGCGCGACGACACCGTCGGGTTGCCGAACATGGTCTACACCCATTTCGGGTTCATGGTGTGGATGGCGGTGGCGACGACGGCGCTGAGCTTCGTGCTGGCCCGGCGGGCGGTGCGGCTGAAAGCGTTGCAGCAGATGCGTGTCCAGCTGGTCTCGGAGGCGATGGAGTCGGACGAGCGGCACAGCCGCGAGGTGGCCGAGCACCTGCACGACGGACCGCTGCAGACACTGCTCGCGGCACGGTTGGAGCTTGACGAGGCCAGGGAACGCCATCCCGACCCGGCGCTGGACACCGTGTACGAAGCCCTGCAGCAGACCGCGACCGGCCTGCGGTCGACGGTGACCGAACTGCACCCGCAGGTGCTGGCGCAGCTGGGACTGACCGCGGGTGTGCGAGAGCTGTTGCGGCAGTTCCAGTCCCGTCACGACATCGAGGTACTCGCCGTGCTCGAGGAGGTCGGCACACCGCAGTCACAGGCCCTGATGTACCGGGCTGCCCGCGAACTCCTGACCAACGTCGGCAAGCACGCCGGCGCCACCACGGTGCGCGTCGGCCTGTGCCGGCGCGGCGACCGCGTCGTGCTCACCGTCGCCGACGACGGCCGCGGGTTCGACCCCGACACAGTCGGGAAGTCGTTGGCGCAGGGCCATATCGGGCTGGGCTCGCTGCTGGCCCGGTTCGACGCGATGGGCGGGGCGATGCGCGTCACCTCGAATCCCGGGACGGGCACCGAGGTGACGGCGACCTCGCCGCCGGAGCGCTAG
- the pntB gene encoding Re/Si-specific NAD(P)(+) transhydrogenase subunit beta, whose amino-acid sequence MFTLETAATAAYVVAALLFILALAGLSKHETARAGITFGIVGMTVALIATIALAIARHIEPLGLGLLVVAMAIGAAIGLWRAKLVEMTGMPELIALLHSFVGLAAVVVGWNGYLHVEADPGGAEAAQLAGEGMLGIHSGEVVIGVFIGAVTFTGSIVANLKLSARMKSAPMMLPGKNLLNVGALVVFFALTVWFVIDPQLWLLIVVTVLALLLGWHLVASIGGGDMPVVVSMLNSYSGWAAAAAGFLLGNDLLIVTGALVGSSGAYLSYIMCKAMNRSFISVIAGGFGIEAGPAEDKDYGEHREITAEGAAELLASADSVIITPGYGMAVAQAQYGVAELTRKLRDRGVNVRFGIHPVAGRLPGHMNVLLAEAKVPYDIVLEMDEINDDFDGTSVVLVIGANDTVNPAASEDPGSPIAGMPVLTVWNADNVIVFKRSMASGYAGVQNPLFFRENTQMLFGDAKDRVDAINAALSVTERV is encoded by the coding sequence ATGTTCACCCTGGAAACCGCCGCCACCGCCGCGTACGTCGTCGCGGCCCTGCTGTTCATCCTGGCCCTGGCCGGGCTGTCCAAGCACGAGACCGCCCGGGCGGGAATCACTTTCGGCATCGTCGGGATGACCGTGGCGCTGATCGCGACCATCGCCCTGGCGATCGCCCGCCATATCGAGCCGCTCGGCCTGGGCCTGCTGGTCGTCGCGATGGCCATCGGCGCCGCGATCGGGCTGTGGCGGGCCAAGCTCGTGGAAATGACCGGCATGCCCGAATTGATCGCCCTGCTGCACAGTTTCGTCGGTCTGGCCGCCGTGGTGGTCGGCTGGAACGGTTATCTGCACGTGGAGGCCGACCCGGGCGGCGCCGAAGCCGCGCAACTGGCAGGCGAAGGCATGCTGGGCATCCACTCCGGTGAGGTCGTCATCGGTGTGTTCATCGGCGCGGTGACGTTCACCGGATCCATCGTGGCCAACCTGAAGCTGTCCGCGCGGATGAAATCCGCGCCGATGATGCTGCCCGGCAAGAACCTGCTCAACGTCGGCGCGCTGGTGGTGTTCTTCGCGCTCACCGTGTGGTTCGTCATCGACCCGCAGCTGTGGCTGCTGATCGTGGTGACCGTGCTGGCGCTGCTGCTGGGCTGGCATCTGGTGGCCTCGATCGGCGGCGGCGACATGCCGGTCGTGGTGTCGATGCTCAACAGCTACTCGGGGTGGGCCGCGGCCGCGGCCGGCTTCCTGCTCGGCAACGACCTGCTGATCGTCACCGGTGCGCTGGTCGGCTCCTCGGGTGCCTACCTGTCCTACATCATGTGCAAGGCGATGAACCGCTCGTTCATCTCGGTGATCGCAGGCGGTTTCGGCATCGAGGCAGGGCCGGCCGAGGACAAGGATTACGGAGAGCACCGCGAGATCACCGCCGAGGGTGCGGCCGAACTGCTCGCCTCGGCCGACTCGGTGATCATCACCCCCGGCTACGGCATGGCCGTCGCCCAAGCCCAGTACGGTGTCGCCGAGCTGACCCGCAAACTGCGCGATCGCGGCGTCAACGTCCGGTTCGGCATCCATCCCGTCGCCGGCCGGCTGCCCGGTCACATGAACGTGCTGCTGGCCGAGGCCAAGGTGCCCTACGACATCGTGCTGGAGATGGACGAGATCAACGACGACTTCGACGGCACCTCCGTGGTGCTCGTCATCGGCGCCAACGACACCGTCAACCCGGCCGCCTCGGAGGACCCGGGCAGCCCCATCGCCGGCATGCCGGTGCTGACGGTCTGGAACGCCGACAACGTCATCGTGTTCAAGCGGTCGATGGCGTCGGGCTACGCCGGCGTGCAGAACCCGCTGTTCTTCCGCGAGAACACCCAGATGCTGTTCGGCGATGCCAAGGACCGCGTCGACGCCATCAACGCGGCGTTGTCGGTCACCGAACGGGTCTAG
- a CDS encoding Re/Si-specific NAD(P)(+) transhydrogenase subunit alpha, which translates to MIIGIPRESLLGETRVAATPQTVGQLIKLGYEVVVESGAGAAASFSDDAYAEAGAGIVESTYQVLSSDVVLKVNAPTPAEIAGLRDGATLISLISPALKPELLEQLATRPVTVLAMDAVPRISRAQSLDVLSSMANIAGYRAVVEAAHRFGRFFTGQVTAAGKVPPAKVLVVGAGVAGLAAIGAAGSLGAIVRATDPRPEVADQVASLGGEYLAVDPAAAEVSATGYAKEMGEDYKAREAALYAEQSKDVDIIITTALIPGRPAPRIITAEMVASMKPGSVIVDMAAANGGNVEGTVKDQAIVTDNGVTIIGYTDLAGRLPAQASQLYGTNLVNLLKLLTPNKDGRLDLDFDDVVQRSVTVVRDGAITWPPPPVQVSAAPAAAIPAAPVEQKPAKKPMTAGRRLGLTFAVAAAVFALIALSPAALQVHLTVFALAIVIGYYVIGNVHHALHTPLMSVTNAISGIIVVGALLQIGHDLDSGGALITGLAFVAILLASINIFGGFAVTRRMLAMFSRS; encoded by the coding sequence ATGATCATCGGGATACCGAGAGAGTCACTGCTCGGAGAGACGCGTGTCGCCGCGACCCCGCAGACGGTGGGGCAACTCATCAAGCTCGGCTACGAGGTGGTCGTGGAGTCCGGCGCGGGTGCTGCGGCGAGCTTCTCCGATGACGCGTACGCCGAGGCCGGGGCGGGAATCGTCGAGTCGACGTATCAGGTGCTGTCGTCTGACGTCGTGCTGAAGGTCAACGCGCCGACCCCGGCCGAGATCGCCGGGCTGCGCGACGGCGCGACGCTGATCAGCCTGATCTCCCCGGCGCTGAAGCCCGAGCTGCTCGAACAGCTGGCCACCCGGCCGGTCACCGTGCTGGCCATGGACGCGGTGCCGCGCATCTCGCGGGCCCAGTCGCTGGACGTGCTGTCCTCGATGGCCAACATCGCCGGGTACCGCGCCGTGGTCGAGGCCGCCCACCGGTTCGGCCGGTTCTTCACCGGTCAGGTGACCGCGGCGGGCAAGGTGCCGCCGGCCAAGGTGCTCGTCGTCGGCGCCGGCGTGGCAGGTCTGGCCGCGATCGGGGCCGCGGGCAGCCTCGGCGCGATCGTGCGGGCCACCGACCCGCGTCCGGAGGTGGCCGACCAGGTCGCCTCGCTGGGCGGGGAGTACCTGGCCGTGGACCCGGCGGCGGCCGAGGTGTCGGCCACCGGCTACGCCAAGGAGATGGGCGAGGACTACAAGGCCCGCGAGGCGGCGCTGTACGCCGAGCAGTCCAAGGACGTCGACATCATCATCACCACCGCGCTGATCCCGGGTAGGCCGGCGCCGCGCATCATCACCGCCGAGATGGTCGCGTCGATGAAGCCTGGCAGCGTGATCGTCGACATGGCTGCGGCCAACGGCGGCAATGTGGAGGGCACCGTCAAGGATCAGGCGATCGTGACCGACAACGGCGTGACCATCATCGGCTACACCGACCTCGCCGGGCGGCTGCCGGCCCAGGCGTCCCAGCTCTACGGCACCAACCTGGTGAACCTGCTCAAGCTGCTGACCCCGAACAAGGACGGCCGGCTCGACCTGGACTTCGACGACGTGGTCCAGCGTTCGGTGACGGTGGTGCGCGACGGCGCCATCACCTGGCCGCCGCCCCCGGTGCAGGTCTCGGCCGCGCCCGCGGCCGCCATCCCCGCCGCCCCGGTTGAACAGAAACCGGCCAAGAAGCCGATGACGGCCGGACGCCGGCTGGGGCTGACGTTCGCCGTCGCGGCGGCGGTGTTCGCGCTCATCGCACTGTCCCCGGCGGCGCTGCAGGTGCACCTGACGGTGTTCGCGCTGGCGATCGTGATCGGCTACTACGTGATCGGCAACGTCCACCACGCCCTGCACACCCCGCTGATGTCGGTGACCAACGCGATCTCCGGGATCATCGTCGTCGGCGCGCTGTTGCAGATCGGGCACGACCTGGACTCCGGTGGCGCGCTGATCACCGGGTTGGCCTTCGTCGCGATCCTGCTGGCCAGCATCAACATCTTCGGCGGCTTCGCGGTGACACGCCGCATGCTGGCGATGTTCTCGAGGAGCTAG